A section of the Hevea brasiliensis isolate MT/VB/25A 57/8 chromosome 17, ASM3005281v1, whole genome shotgun sequence genome encodes:
- the LOC110658214 gene encoding uncharacterized protein LOC110658214, whose amino-acid sequence MEHKHFLLSALSVGVGVGVGLGLASGQSMSRWVGGNGSPDDVSAEQIEQELIRQVLDGRNSKVTFDEFPYYLCDVTRVSLTSAAYIHLKHADISKHTRNLSPASRAILLSGPAELYQQMLAKALAHYFESKLLLLDVTDFSIKLQSKYGFAKKESSFKRSISEATLERMSSLFGSFSIISPREEVKGTLRCQSSNLDIKSRNMDGMNNHAKLPRNASAASDMSSIASQSASTNPASLKRASGWCFDEKLFLQSLYKVLISISERSSVILYLRDVEKVLLQSERMYNLFSKFLKKLSGSILILGSHMVEQEDDCREVDERLTMVFPYNIEIKPPEDETHLVSWKAQLEEDMKMIQFQDNKNHIVEVLTANDIECDDLGSICHADTMVLSNYIEEIVVSAISYHLMNNKDPEYRNGKLVISSKSLSHGLSIFQEGKSGGKDTLKLETNGEVGKETEGEEAVGAKTESKSETPATENKGEIEKSASGVKKDGENPPPAKAPEVPPDNEFEKRIRPEVIPASEIGVTFADIGALDEIKESLQELVMLPLRRPDLFKGGLLKPCRGILLFGPPGTGKTMLAKAIANEAGASFINVSMSTITSKWFGEDEKNVRALFSLAAKVSPTIIFVDEVDSMLGQRTRVGEHEAMRKIKNEFMTHWDGLLTKPGERILVLAATNRPFDLDEAIIRRFERRIMVGLPSIDSREMILRTLLAKEKTEDLDFKELATMTEGYSGSDLKNLCVTAAYRPVRELIQQERLKDKEIKQKAEEGTSSDDASGTKEEDKEERVITLRPLNMEDMRQAKNQVAASFAAEGSIMSELKQWNELYGEGGSRKKQQLTYFL is encoded by the exons TGATGTAACTCGAGTTTCATTGACGAGTGCTGCATATATCCATTTAAAGCACGCAGACATTTCCAAGCACACCCGGAATCTCTCACCTGCTAGTAGGGCTATTTTGCTTTCAGGACCTGCTG AACTTTACCAGCAGATGCTCGCCAAGGCTTTAGCACATTACTTTGAATCGAAGTTGCTATTATTGGATGTTACTGACTTTTCCATAAAG TTACAGAGCAAATATGGATTCGCTAAAAAAGAATCT TCTTTCAAGAGATCCATATCAGAGGCCACATTGGAACGAATGTCCAGTTTGTTTGGTTCTTTCTCAATCATTTCTCCAAGAGAAGAAGTAAAAG GCACATTACGATGTCAAAGCAGTAATTTGGATATTAAATCAAG AAACATGGACGGTATGAATAATCATGCCAAACTTCCCAGAAATGCCTCTGCTGCCTCTGACATGAGTAGCATTGCCTCCCAATCTGCTTCCACAAATCCAG cttctctcaagcgagcaagtGGCTGGTGTTTTGATGAGAAACTCTTTCTGCAATCACTTTACAAG GTATTGATTTCAATATCAGAAAGAAGTTCTGTCATTTTATATCTTAGGGACGTTGAGAAGGTTCTTCTCCAATCAGAAAGGATGTACAACTTGTTCAGTAAATTCTTGAAGAAACTTTCGGGTTCAATTTTGATACTTGGTTCCCATATGGTGGAACAAGAAGATGATTGCAGAGAAGTAGATGAAAGACTCACCATGGTATTCCCATACAATATTGAGATCAAACCACCAGAAGATGAGACTCATCTTGTCAGCTGGAAAGCACAGCTGGAAGAAGACATGAAGATGATTCAGTTTCAAGATAACAAAAATCACATTGTTGAGGTACTTACAGCAAATGATATTGAATGTGATGATTTGGGTTCAATTTGTCACGCAGACACAATGGTTCTTAGCAATTACATAGAAGAAATTGTCGTATCAGCAATTTCATATCATCTGATGAATAATAAGGACCCAGAATACCGAAATGGAAAGCTTGTTATATCATCTAAGAG CTTGTCCCACGGATTGAGTATATTCCAAGAAGGTAAAAGTGGTGGGAAAGATACTCTAAAACTGGAAACAAATGGTGAAGTTGGCAAG GAAACTGAAGGGGAAGAGGCTGTTGGTgcaaagactgaatcaaagtcTGAAACCCCAGCAACTGAAAATAAGGGTGAAATAGAGAAATCTGCTTCTGGAGTGAAGAAGGATGGGGAGAATCCACCTCCAGCTAAAGCCCCT GAAGTTCCTCCTGACAATGAATTCGAGAAACGAATCAGGCCAGAGGTTATCCCTGCAAGCGAGATTGGAGTGACATTTGCAGATATTGGTGCCTTGGATGAAATTAAAGAATCACTTCAGGAGCTCGTCATGCTCCCTCTTCGAAGACCAGACCTCTTCAAAGGTGGGCTTCTTAAGCCTTGCAGAGGCATATTACTATTTGGGCCTCCAGGCACAGGAAAAACAATGCTAGCCAAGGCCATAGCAAATGAAGCTGGAGCAAGTTTCATTAATGTCTCAATGTCCACCATCACTTCAAAATGGTTTGGTGAAGATGAAAAGAATGTCCGAGCACTGTTTTCACTTGCTGCAAAGGTCTCCCCAACTATCATATTTGTTGATGAGGTTGATAGCATGCTTGGGCAGCGGACCAGAGTTGGTGAGCATGAGGCCATGCGGAAGATAAAAAATGAGTTCATGACACATTGGGATGGACTACTGACAAAACCTGGTGAGCGAATTCTTGTCCTTGCTGCTACCAACAGGCCATTTGACCTTGATGAAGCAATTATTAGGCGGTTTGAGCGCAG AATTATGGTTGGTCTTCCATCCATTGATAGCAGAGAAATGATTTTGAGAACTCTTCTAGCAAAAGAGAAAACTGAGGATCTGGACTTCAAGGAGCTTGCAACCATGACAGAAGGATATAGTGGAAGTGATCTTAAG AACTTGTGTGTGACAGCAGCTTATCGACCTGTTAGAGAGTTAATACAGCAGGAAAGATTGAAAGATAAA GAAATAAAGCAGAAAGCTGAAGAAGGCACAAGCTCAGACGATGCTTCAGGTACAAAAGAAGAAGACAAAGAGGAAAGAGTAATTACTCTGAGGCCTTTAAACATGGAAGATATGAGGCAGGCTAAGAATCAG GTTGCTGCAAGTTTCGCAGCTGAAGGATCAATAATGAGCGAGCTAAAGCAATGGAATGAATTGTATGGAGAAGGAGGTTCAAGGAAGAAGCAACAATTGACTTACTTCCTCTAG
- the LOC110658144 gene encoding uncharacterized protein LOC110658144, whose product MAEKEESPYPMAANEESSLVTENSRALRKKKRMKCIAFFVAFTIFQTVVILVFVLTVLRFKSPKFSVRSGSFDNDTFQIGMESDAAPSFNLTMNTQFGVKNTDFGHFNYEMSTVTFEYRGTAVGMVSVDKARTRARTTRKFDAKLLLKTDSMADESFEQLGGDISSGKVPLTSSSSFT is encoded by the coding sequence ATGGCAGAGAAGGAGGAATCACCCTATCCCATGGCAGCCAACGAAGAGTCAAGTTTAGTCACCGAAAATTCGAGAGCGCTAAGGAAAAAGAAGCGCATGAAATGCATAGCATTTTTTGTGGCTTTTACTATCTTCCAAACTGTTGTAATTTTGGTATTTGTACTAACAGTTTTGCGATTCAAGAGTCCTAAATTTAGCGTACGTTCTGGCTCATTTGATAATGATACCTTTCAAATTGGCATGGAATCGGATGCAGCTCCTTCCTTCAACCTGACGATGAACACTCAGTTTGGGGTCAAGAACACTGACTTTGGCCACTTTAATTATGAAATGAGCACTGTCACATTTGAATATAGAGGCACAGCTGTTGGCATGGTCAGTGTTGATAAGGCACGAACCAGGGCTAGAACCACTAGAAAATTCGATGCCAAGTTGTTGTTGAAGACGGATAGTATGGCTGATGAAAGTTTTGAGCAGCTAGGTGGAGACATCAGTTCAGGGAAGGTGCCACTTACTAGCTCTTCCAGTTTCACTTGA
- the LOC110658212 gene encoding LOW QUALITY PROTEIN: reticulon-like protein B3 (The sequence of the model RefSeq protein was modified relative to this genomic sequence to represent the inferred CDS: inserted 2 bases in 1 codon; deleted 1 base in 1 codon; substituted 1 base at 1 genomic stop codon) — protein sequence MVTAMTVGGYIFFRDVPQTPATFLVFRYLHIQKAQAVKLSTAQISFREGTIAIRALSSSKPRIVENIKIEFPSHCSALAAKLSLSNRHTNFSSFFXRRIYIADHAAEPESAVESLMDRIAEKIHGHDSSSSSSDSDDDKFDAVKTKIFRLFGREKPVHRVLGCGKPADVLLWRNKKISSGILSGTTIVWVLFELLEYHLVALLCHISIFSLGILFLWSNASTFINKSPPEIAEIVLPEKCVLEVASALRIEINRALAVLRDIASGRDVKKFLTVIAGLWVLSIVGSWCNFLSLFSIASVVLHSVPALYEKYXDQVDSFSEKAWIEIIKKQYTVFDAKVLSNIPKGLLKEKKED from the exons ATGGTCACAGCCATGACAGTCGGTGGGTATATATTCTTTCGCGATGTTCCCCAGACACCCGCCACTTTCCTC GTTTTCCGTTATTTACATATCCAGAAGGCTCAAGCAGTAAAGCTCTCAACGGCTCAGATTTCATTTCGCGAAGGTACCATTGCCATTCGTGCTCTCTCTTCGTCAAAGCCTCGTATAGTAGAAAACATTAAAATTGAATTCCCCTCGCATTGCTCGGCACTCGCAGCAAAGCTTTCTCTATCCAATAGGCACACaaatttctcttctttttt gcGGCGAATATATATAGCGGACCATGCAGCGGAGCCCGAATCAGCAGTTGAATCGCTGATGGACAGGATTGCCGAGAAGATCCACGGTCAcgattcttcttcctcttcctctgatTCCGATGATGACAAGTTCGATGCCGTCAAAACGAAGATATTTCGTCTCTTTGGAAGAGAGAAACCCGTCCACAGAGTCTTGGGCTGTGGAAAAC CTGCTGATGTACTTCTGTGGAGGAACAAGAAAATTTCTTCAGGTATTCTCAGTGGGACAACCATAGTCTGGGTTCTCTTTGAATTGCTTGAATATCACTTAGTCGCCCTACTTTGTCATATATCAATATTCTCTCTTGGTATCCTTTTTCTGTGGTCTAATGCATCCACCTTTATTAACaa GTCCCCACCTGAAATCGCTGAAATTGTGCTTCCTGAAAAATGCGTCCTTGAAGTTGCCTCTgcattgagaattgaaattaatAGAGCATTGGCTGTCTTACGTGATATTGCATCCGGGAGAGATGTGAAGAAGTTCCTTACA GTAATTGCTGGCTTGTGGGTTCTTTCGATTGTTGGGAGTTGGTGCAACTTCTTGTCCTTGTTCTCCATAG CCTCTGTTGTGCTGCACTCTGTGCCGGCATTGTATGAGAAATATTAGGACCAGGTTGATTCATTTTCTGAGAAGGCATGGATTGAGATT atCAAGAAGCAGTATACGGTGTTTGATGCCAAGGTTTTGAGTAACATTCCCAAAGGGCTATTGAAGGAAAAGAAGGAGGATTAA
- the LOC110658209 gene encoding ABC transporter G family member 4, with protein sequence MELQSPSSSPPPPLPPPASLKTYKLTASSICYVKCTTITNSIVPFFLFKPCTTAPPTYILQDVSFTASPSQILAIVGPSGAGKSSLLDILAARTSPTTGTLLLNSSPINPSSFRKLSAYVPQHDACLPLLTVSETFIFAARLLHPKSSEIANIVDSLLNELSLTHLADARLAHGLSGGERRRVSIGLSLLHDPAVLLLDEPTSGLDSKSALNVMQTLKSIATSRHRTVILSIHQPSFKILSTIDKLLLLCKGTVVHHGTLSSLECFLLSNGFTVPPQLNALEYAMEILNEIQDSKACTPPSLPAASPDNNATSPDSDNKARHISYRSSRLHEILVLYNRFWMIIYRTRQLLFTNTSEALIVGLVLGTIYINIGFDKQGIEKRFGLFAFTLTFLLSSTTETLPIFINERPIILRETSSGVYRLSSYLVANTLVFLPYLLAIAIIYSVSVYFLVGLCASWQALAYFVLVIWVIVLMANSFVMFLSSLAPNYIAGSSLVTILLGAFFLFSGYFISQDSMPKYWLFMHFLSMYKYALDALLINEYSCLVNKCFLWYEETNTCMVTGGDVLQKRGLHERHRWSNIYILIGFFVFYRVLCLLVLIRRVSRSKK encoded by the coding sequence ATGGAACTCCAATCACCATCTTCATCACCACCGCCGCCGCTTCCGCCACCTGCCTCACTCAAGACTTATAAATTAACAGCCTCATCAATCTGCTATGTTAAATGTACTACCATAACTAATAGCATTGTACCATTCTTCCTCTTCAAACCCTGCACGACAGCCCCACCAACTTATATTCTCCAGGATGTGTCTTTCACAGCCTCTCCATCTCAAATCCTTGCCATTGTTGGCCCCAGTGGAGCTGGAAAATCCTCTCTCCTCGATATTTTAGCAGCTCGCACTTCCCCAACAACTGGTACTCTCCTCCTCAACTCCTCCCCTATCAACCCTTCCTCGTTTCGGAAGCTCTCAGCTTATGTCCCTCAGCACGATGCATGCCTTCCCTTGCTCACTGTATCTGAAACTTTTATCTTCGCTGCTCGACTCCTCCACCCAAAATCATCCGAAATAGCTAATATTGTGGACTCTCTTCTCAATGAGCTCAGCCTAACACACTTGGCTGACGCCCGGTTAGCTCATGGGTTATCAGGCGGCGAACGTAGACGTGTTTCAATAGGGCTGAGCCTCCTCCATGACCCTGCAGTTTTACTTCTCGATGAACCCACTTCGGGCCTTGATAGTAAATCAGCCCTTAATGTAATGCAAACCCTTAAGTCCATTGCTACTTCACGTCATCGCACAGTGATTTTGTCCATTCATCAACCAAGCTTCAAgatcctttctaccattgataaATTACTTTTGTTATGTAAAGGAACTGTTGTTCACCATGGAACGCTTTCTTCCCTGGAATGTTTCTTGCTCTCTAACGGCTTTACTGTCCCTCCCCAGCTCAATGCCCTTGAATATGCAATGGAAATTTTAAATGAGATCCAGGATAGTAAAGCCTGTACACCACCATCCCTTCCAGCTGCATCCCCAGATAACAATGCCACAAGTCCTGATTCTGACAACAAAGCAAGACATATCAGTTATAGGAGCTCGAGACTCCATGAAATCCTTGTTCTTTATAATAGGTTTTGGATGATTATTTACAGAACAAGACAGCTTTTATTTACAAATACATCAGAAGCTCTTATTGTGGGTCTTGTTTTGGGAACCATCTACATCAACATTGGATTCGACAAGCAAGGTATCGAAAAGAGGTTTGGTCTCTTTGCCTTCACTCTCACATTTCTTCTCTCTTCCACTACTGAAACACTCCCAATCTTCATCAATGAAAGGCCAATTATACTAAGAGAAACTTCAAGCGGGGTTTATAGACTCTCATCTTATCTAGTAGCAAACACTCTTGTCTTCTTGCCATACTTGCTTGCAATCGCTATCATATACTCGGTCTCAGTTTATTTCTTAGTGGGTCTTTGCGCTTCCTGGCAAGCTCTTGCTTACTTTGTTTTGGTCATATGGGTCATCGTCTTGATGGCAAATTCATTTGTTATGTTCTTGAGCTCTCTTGCTCCAAATTATATAGCTGGAAGCTCGCTAGTGACGATACTTCTAGGCGCTTTCTTTCTCTTCTCCGGCTATTTCATTTCACAAGATAGCATGCCCAAGTACTGGCTCTTCATGCATTTTTTGTCCATGTACAAGTATGCTCTTGATGCTCTTCTCATCAATGAGTATTCTTGCCTTGTAAATAAGTGTTTTCTGTGGTATGAAGAGACAAATACGTGTATGGTGACCGGAGGTGATGTGTTGCAGAAGAGAGGGCTCCATGAGAGGCATAGGTGGAGTAACATCTACATTTTGATTGGATTCTTCGTCTTCTACCGTGTGCTTTGTTTGCTAGTCTTGATCAGAAGGGTTTCAAGAtccaaaaaataa
- the LOC110658213 gene encoding F-box protein At5g52880, translating into MSNPIERYQKLAFKHAFSRIHHYPVACKDLSLILREAYHKLPKNLQSVVFQDTLSAFRLLPEMQSRSAVSAAHLLFQSAEAVLPKQRKNLAVKEFKHAKVAHKRRCKAHSEEEASDAAELPQDVLVHIFSFLDIQSLVSVGLVCWSWNFAASNNQLWQLHYAIFFGSKHDSSQQNGRQGENKEFTSQDISNARTNINWREAFKRTYNGKSSKRLASDRGYCSQCETIVWLDNMKCCNGDCGLKSGNWQIMHVSSHEVVEYLLYGSSSIISSSESDSDSDEELITRLWAYPRDIGRYQYK; encoded by the exons ATGTCAAATCCAATTGAAAGATATCAAAAGCTAGCGTTTAAGCACGCTTTCTCAAGAATTCACCATTACCCAGTAGCCTGCAAAGATCTAAGCTTGATTCTCAGAGAAGCTTATCACAAACTCCCCAAGAATCTTCAATCCGTCGTCTTCCAAGACACCCTCTCGGCCTTTCGGCTTCTTCCTGA AATGCAGTCACGCAGCGCTGTCTCAGCAGCCCATCTTCTATTTCAGAGCGCAGAGGCTGTATTGCCCAAACAAAGGAAAAATTTGGCTGTTAAAGAATTTAAACATGCAAAGGTTGCTCATAAGAGGCGCTGTAAAGCTCATTCGGAGGAAGAAG CTTCAGATGCGGCCGAATTGCCACAAGATGTTCTAGTACACATCTTCAGCTTCCTGGACATCCAGTCTTTAGTTTCTGTTGGGCTAGTCTGCTG GTCATGGAATTTCGCAGCTAGTAATAACCAGCTGTGGCAATTGCACTATGCTATTTTTTTCGGTAGCAAGCATGACTCTTCACAGCAGAATGGCAGGCAGGGTGAAAATAAGGAGTTCACTTCACAGGACATCTCAAATGCTAGAACCAATATTAATTGGAGAGAGGCCTTTAAAAGAACATATAATG GCAAATCATCAAAGAGGTTAGCATCTGATAGGGGATATTGTAGTCAATGTGAAACAATAGTTTGGCTAGATAACATGAAATGCTGTAATGGAGACTGTGGACTGAAGTCTGGAAATTGGCAAATCATGCATGTATCATCTCACGAG GTTGTTGAATATCTATTATATGGTTCATCATCAATAATATCTTCTTCAGAAAGTGACAGTGACTCAGACGAGGAGTTGATTACCAGATTATGGGCCTACCCCAGGGACATTGGTAGATACCAGtacaagtga
- the LOC110658211 gene encoding probable membrane-associated kinase regulator 2 yields MEVLYFLKFWRPITTHNKDHRPSNGNSDTTEIATTVVDTDDEFNEDQEDSFFELELTVPDFDNNKCKNKNSIPLDNDSNTFDSKQEILHNSANKAGNIEHKFPPPTVSLSPTDLLSKRKILPIEPISKPQSPISPLKSAPRFRVLMFKKSKSVAEHEAGKTGEAELKGVFVDTPKNQKQENKLVAVKFKVNEAANVPMFTRENSSRKQISDDSFSVDSSKRFSKEVIQKYLKLIKPYIKVSKRQSDKPKFSGELQVPSPSSSPATLPSGSPKKEKQGSIPAGIRVVCKHLGKSKSASAATTVLPSTVTRRDDSLLLQHDGIQSAILHCKKSFNSSSSRDSSLLSQFAGDPLHDNSMASQRMSHEEKGIN; encoded by the exons ATGGAAGTTCTGTACTTCCTCAAGTTCTGGAGACCCATCACCACCCACAACAAAGATCATCGGCCCTCTAATGGAAATAGTGACACCACCGAGATTGCAACAACTGTGGTCGACACAGATGATGAGTTCAATGAAGATCAGGAAGACTCCTTCTTTGAATTGGAGCTTACTGTGCCTGATTTTGACAACAATAAATGCAAAAACAAAAATAGCATCCCACTAGACAACGATAGTAACACTTTTGACTCTAAGCAAGAAATTCTCCACAACTCGGCCAACAAAGCCGGCAATATCGAGCACAAATTTCCACCACCAACTGTTTCTCTGTCTCCTACTGATCTCCTCTCTAAAAGAAAGATCCTTCCTATTGAGCCCATCTCAAAACCTCAGTCTCCCATCTCCCCCCTCAAATCAGCTCCAAGATTTCGAGTCCTTATGTTCAAGAAATCAAAGTCAGTGGCAGAGCATGAAGCAGGAAAAACGGGGGAAGCAGAGTTGAAGGGCGTCTTTGTCGACACCCCAAAGAACCAAAAGCAAGAAAACAAGCTTGTCGCTGTTAAATTCAAGGTAAATGAAGCTGCAAACGTTCCTATGTTCACAAGGGAAAACAGTTCGAGAAAACAGATCTCGGACGATTCATTCTCTGTTGATTCGTCAAAGAGATTCTCTAAGGAAGTGATACAAAAGTACTTGAAGCTAATCAAGCCTTACATCAAAGTTTCCAAAAGGCAAAGCGACAAGCCGAAATTCTCAGGGGAGTTACAAGTGCCATCGCCGTCATCTTCTCCGGCGACGTTGCCTTCTGGTTCGCCGAAGAAGGAGAAACAGGGGAGTATTCCAGCAGGGATTCGAGTGGTCTGTAAGCATCTGGGAAAGAGCAAATCCGCATCGGCGGCGACCACGGTTCTCCCGTCAACGGTAACTAGGAGAGATGATTCGCTGCTTCTGCAGCATGACGGTATCCAAAGCGCCATCCTGCATTGCAAGAAATCTTTCAACTCTTCTAGTTCTAGAG ATTCTTCTCTCTTGTCGCAATTTGCTGGCGATCCTTTGCATGATAATTCTATGGCTTCACAGAGGATGTCCCATGAAGAGAAGGGAATCAATTAG